A genomic window from Gemmatimonadaceae bacterium includes:
- a CDS encoding NAD-dependent deacylase, translated as MTPPDPAQQRRRVASPPPTDPQTRAEQLSLAARALRSAEHVCVLTGAGVSAESGIPTFREAQTGIWARFSPQELATPEAFAADPDRVSQWYAARRAMIRGAQPNAAHQALVTLASRVAHCTLITQNVDDLHERAGSTDVIRLHGSIMHLRCSGSCGTRVAAPLEDTGALIPCESCGKRMRPDVVWFGEPLPMKPFEAARDAAIACDVFLSVGTSNLVEPAASLPWISATHGATVIVVNPTMEGQKRGPSILPIEGPAGVMLPRLIAEAYAGRRARR; from the coding sequence ATGACCCCACCGGATCCAGCCCAGCAGCGCCGTCGCGTCGCTTCGCCGCCCCCGACGGACCCCCAGACCCGCGCCGAACAGCTCTCGCTGGCCGCCCGCGCCCTCCGCTCCGCCGAACATGTGTGTGTGCTGACCGGGGCCGGGGTGTCAGCGGAAAGTGGTATCCCGACGTTCCGTGAGGCCCAAACGGGAATCTGGGCGCGTTTCTCGCCGCAGGAACTCGCCACCCCGGAGGCGTTCGCCGCCGATCCGGACCGGGTCAGTCAGTGGTATGCGGCCCGCCGGGCCATGATCCGGGGGGCCCAGCCCAACGCCGCCCATCAGGCGCTGGTGACGCTGGCCAGCCGGGTGGCGCATTGCACGCTCATTACGCAGAACGTTGACGATCTGCACGAACGGGCCGGCAGCACGGACGTCATCCGGTTGCACGGGTCGATCATGCATCTGCGCTGCAGCGGCAGTTGTGGGACCCGGGTGGCGGCGCCGCTCGAGGACACCGGGGCCCTCATTCCGTGCGAAAGCTGTGGGAAGCGGATGCGGCCGGACGTTGTGTGGTTTGGCGAGCCGTTGCCGATGAAGCCGTTCGAAGCGGCGCGCGACGCCGCCATCGCTTGCGACGTGTTCCTGAGCGTCGGCACCTCCAACCTGGTGGAGCCCGCCGCCAGCCTGCCGTGGATCTCGGCGACCCACGGTGCCACGGTCATCGTGGTGAATCCCACGATGGAGGGGCAGAAGCGCGGCCCGAGCATTCTGCCGATTGAAGGGCCGGCGGGGGTGATGCTGCCGCGGTTGATTGCCGAGGCCTATGCGGGGCGCCGCGCGCGTCGTTGA